In the Sus scrofa isolate TJ Tabasco breed Duroc chromosome 6, Sscrofa11.1, whole genome shotgun sequence genome, one interval contains:
- the PPP1R37 gene encoding LOW QUALITY PROTEIN: protein phosphatase 1 regulatory subunit 37 (The sequence of the model RefSeq protein was modified relative to this genomic sequence to represent the inferred CDS: deleted 2 bases in 1 codon), whose amino-acid sequence MEIPPQEAPPGPGADGETEEAPAEARSPSPASPPADGRLKAAAKRVTFPSDEDIVSGAVEPKDPWRHAQNVTVDEVIGAYKQACQKLNCRQIPKLLRQLQEFTDLGHRIDCLDLKGEKLDYKTCEALEEIFKRLQFKVVDLEQTNLDEDGASALFDMIEYYESATHLNISFNKHIGTRGWQAAAHMMRKTSCLQYLDARNTPLLDHSAPFVARALRIRSSLAVLHLENASLSGRPLMLLATALKMNMTLRELYLADNKLNGLQDSAQLGNLLKFNCSLQILDLRNNHVLDSGLAYICEGLKEQRKGLATLVLWNNQLTHTGMAFLGMTLPHTHSLETLNLGHNPIGNEGVRNLKNGLIGNRSVLRLGLASTKLTCEGAVAVAEFIAESPRLLRLDLRENEIKTGGLMALSLALKVNHSLLRLDLDREPKKEAVKSFIETQKALLAEIQNGCKRNFVLAREREEKEQRLQLSASMPEITVTEPQPGDERARAEPGPGEEPTAQAQENGATAPGPGPDSDSDSDSEGEDGAEEDGERAEAPCPALVPPTDSLGPGDRSPPGCPSSPSEQRISVSSPGRGHKVFVVTRVESPPERAAPPVPHALPSLPAPPCPPSPSASASPPTSPALSPAEAINTRDPGSSEPQPQPEPPQPGPPLPNGLKPEFALALPPEPPPGCEAKAGSCGLEHELSCSKNEKELEELLLEASQESGQETL is encoded by the exons CCCAGAATGTGACCGTGGATGAGGTCATTGGCGCCTACAAGCAGGCCTGCCAGAAGCTGAACTGCAGACAGATCCCCAAGCTCCTCAGGCAGCTTCAG GAGTTCACGGACCTTGGGCACCGCATTGATTGTCTGGACCTGAAAG GCGAGAAGCTTGACTACAAGACCTGCGAGGCCCTAGAAGAGATCTTCAAGAGGCTGCAGTTTAAGGTCGTGGATCTGGAGCAGACGAACCTGGATGAAGAT GGTGCCTCGGCTCTCTTTGACATGATCGAGTACTACGAGTCAGCCACCCACCTCAACATCTCCTTCAACAAGCACATTGGCACACGGGGCTGGCAGGCTGCCGCCCACATGATGCGCAAG ACCAGCTGCCTACAGTACCTGGATGCCCGCAACACACCCCTGCTGGACCACTCGGCGCCCTTCGTGGCCCGTGCCCTGCGCATCCGCAGCAGCCTCGCGGTGCTGCACCTGGAGAACGCCAGCCTGTCGGGGCGGCCCCTCATGCTGCTCG ccaCGGCCCTGAAGATGAACATGACTCTGCGGGAGCTGTACCTGGCTGACAACAAGCTCAACGGCCTGCAGGACTCGGCCCAGCTGGGCAACCTGCTCAAGTTCAACTGCTCCCTTCAGATCCTGGACCTCCGTAACAACCACGTGCTGGACTCAG GTCTGGCCTACATCTGCGAGGGCCTCAAGGAGCAGAGGAAGGGGCTGGCGACCCTGGTGCTCTGGAACAACCAGCTGACACACACGGGCATGGCCTTCCTGGGCATGACGCTG CCGCACACGCACAGCCTGGAGACgctgaacctgggccacaaccCCATCGGGAACGAGGGCGTGCGCAACCTCAAGAACGGCCTCATTGGCAACCGCAGCGTGCTGCGCCTCGGCCTGGCCTCTACCAAGCTCACGTGCGAGG GCGCGGTGGCGGTGGCGGAGTTCATCGCCGAGAGCCCCCGCCTCCTGAGACTGGACCTTCGGGAGAACGAGATCAAGACGGGCGGGCTCATGGCACTGTCGTTGGCCCTCAAGGTGAACCACTCTCTGCTGCGCCTGGACCTTGACCGCGAGCCCAAGAAGGAGGCG GTGAAGAGCTTCATCGAGACGCAGAAGGCGCTGCTCGCCGAGATCCAGAACGGCTGCAAGCGCAACTTCGTGTTGGCGCGGGAGCGGGAGGAGAAGGAGCAGcggctgcagctgtcggcctccaTGCCCGAGATCACCGTCACCGAGCCCCAGCCCGGCGACGAG CGAGCCCGAGCCGAGCCCGGGCCTGGGGAGGAGCCCACCGCCCAGGCGCAGGAGAACGGGGCCACAGCCCCCGGCCCTGGGCCAGACTCAGACTCAGACTCAGACTCCGAGGGCGAGGACGGGGCGGAGGAGGACGGGGAGAGGGCTGaggccccctgcccagccctggtgCCCCCCACGGactccctgggccctggggacaggagccccccaggctgcccctcctccccctctgagCAGCGCATTTCCGTGTCCAGCCCGGGCCGGGGCCACAAGGTATTTGTGGTGACCCGGGTGGAGAGTCCACCCGAGAGGGCAGCACCTCCTGTGCCACATGcccttccttccctgcctgcccctccctgtcccccgtCCCCTTCTGCCtcagcctcccctcccacctcgcCTGCCCTCTCGCCAGCTGAGGCCATCAACACTCGGGACCCAGGGTCATCCGAGCCTCAGCCCCAGCCGGAGCCACCCCAGCCAGGGCCACCGCTGCCCAACGGCCTGAAGCCTGAGTTTGCCCTCGCACTGCCCCCAGAGCCGCCGCCAGGGTGCGAGGCCAAGGcgggcagctgtggcctggaacACG AGCTGAGCTGCTCCAAGAACGAGAAGGAGCTCGAGGAGTTGCTTCTGGAAGCCAGTCAGGAATCTGGGCAGGAGACACTGTGA
- the NKPD1 gene encoding LOW QUALITY PROTEIN: NTPase KAP family P-loop domain-containing protein 1 (The sequence of the model RefSeq protein was modified relative to this genomic sequence to represent the inferred CDS: inserted 1 base in 1 codon): MHKHCTVHFSKGALPLRTPAEAYFLDPELGHQKGCCRQWCHDPAAPQAHRPCRPSPQVCWQLAYHGHQGGGGVCRRGPQAPILQQQQQQQPQPPPPRPLRQRLCPTLGAQRGPSPATTAPRQLASALQPPPAPTTSPTAAPAMARSNPALPSAVGILLEPSRPTEARPLPTPSACGSFTSYNSDILTEDDVYCSCLAKTLCHVPVPVTVGFYAPFGCRLHMMLDKITALMQQEATQREAEELQRVQWRPRPVRGWGFPQLLWYLVFLQPVITEVHLRRKNVKFLFIRFSAWQYAGTDKLWAGLVTTLCEGIRQHYGALPFSVYSVLGNKPATTPDFCQREWHCRRRVLLALLALLXALGLGVGLLYLSVGARASGHGGANGSLLRVFGSAATTLSGSGLLMAVYSVGKHLFVSQRKKIERLVSREKFGNQLGFMCEVKKEVELLTDFLCFLEIYQRRRLRVVLEVTGLDTCYPERVVGVLNAINTLLSDSHAPFIFILVVDPSILAACLESAGSMKGTADNGYLFLNRTVTLPFSVPIMGRRTKLQFLHDAVQSRDDLLYREMTRKPRPPGRGGGRGRGRGGEGAELLAVETQPGAQRAHSLIDAEAARCIQEALFCLHDERDCLYEYVPDNVVSMRRIVNTVPITVRLLQQQQQGDSGGPSPRQAVAWVVLANQWPCRLSWVLQCLEDRQQAGGAPEARARLWDVFCDNSRELHTMTKALQNVLDLDGDPELFERFLGTDFPFTVAEAQSLLRCTVNLDHSIRRRMGLIRAVSALKPPSPPKSPARDAPHAANGANPAPGAGHSPVRAREAHDPRDRAHAGKPRPTA; this comes from the exons ATGCACAAGCACTGCACCGTCCACTTCTCCAAGGGCGCCCTGCCCCTCCGGACCCCTGCCGAGGCCTATTTCTTGGACCCAGAGTTGGGGCACCAAAAAG gaTGCTGTCGCCAGTGGTGCCATGACCCAGCGGCACCTCAAGCCCACAGGCCCTGTCGGCCGTCCCCCCAGGTGTGCTGGCAGCTGGCCTACCACGGCCACCAAGGGGGTGGCGGTGTCTGTCGCCGGGGCCCCCAGGCCCCCATcctgcagcaacagcagcagcagcagccccagcccccacctcccagacCCCTGCGGCAGCGGCTCTGCCCTACTCTGGGAGCACAGAGGGGGCCATCTCCAGCCACCACTGCCCCCAGGCAACTGGCCAGCGCCCTCCAGCCGCCCCCCGCACCCACCACCTCACCCACAGCAGCACCCGCCATGGCCAGAAGcaacccagccctgccctccgcAGTCGGCATCCTCCTGGAGCCCAGCAGGCCCACGGAAGCccggcccctgcccaccccttcAGCCTGCGGCTCCTTCACCTCCTACAACTCCG ATATCCTGACAGAGGATGATGTGTACTGCAGCTGCCTGGCCAAGACCCTCTGCCACGTGCCTGTCCCTGTGACCGTGGGTTTCTACGCCCCCTTTGGCTGCCGCCTACACATGATGCTGGACAAGATCACAG CGCTGATGCAGCAGGAGGCGACCCAGCGCGAGGCCGAGGAGCTGCAGCGCGTGCAGTGGCGGCCGCGGCCCGTGCGCGGCTGGGGCTTCCCGCAGCTGCTGTGGTACCTGGTTTTCCTGCAGCCGGTCATCACCGAGGTGCACCTGCGGCGCAAGAACGTCAAGTTCCTCTTCATCCGCTTCAGCGCCTGGCAGTACGCGGGCACCGACAAGCTGTGGGCCGGCCTGGTGACCACGCTGTGCGAGGGCATCCGCCAGCACTACGGCGCGCTGCCCTTCAGCGTGTACTCCGTGCTGGGCAACAAGCCGGCCACGACGCCGGACTTCTGCCAGCGCGAATGGCACTGCCGGCGCCGCGTGTTGCTGGCGTTGCTGGCGCTGC GCGCGCTGGGCCTGGGCGTGGGCCTGCTCTACCTGTCGGTGGGCGCCCGTGCGTCGGGCCACGGGGGCGCCAACGGCAGCCTGCTCCGGGTGTTCGGCAGCGCGGCCACCACGCTGTCGGGCTCGGGGCTGCTCATGGCCGTGTACTCGGTGGGCAAGCACCTGTTCGTGAGTCAGCGCAAGAAGATCGAGCGGCTGGTGTCTCGCGAGAAGTTCGGCAACCAGCTGGGCTTCATGTGCGAGGTGAAGAAGGAGGTGGAGCTGCTCACCGACTTCCTGTGCTTCCTGGAGATCTACCAGCGGCGCCGGCTGCGTGTTGTGCTCGAGGTCACCGGGCTGGACACGTGCTACCCGGAGCGCGTGGTGGGCGTGCTCAACGCCATCAACACGCTGCTATCGGACAGCCACGCACCCTTCATCTTCATCCTGGTGGTGGACCCCAGCATCCTGGCCGCGTGCCTCGAGAGCGCCGGCTCCATGAAGGGCACGGCCGACAACGGCTACCTCTTCCTCAACCGCACTGTCACGCTGCCCTTCTCCGTGCCTATCATGGGCCGCCGCACCAAACTGCAGTTCCTGCACGACGCGGTGCAGAGCCGCGACGACCTGCTCTACCGCGAGATGACGCGCAAGCCGCGGCcgccgggccggggcgggggccggggccggggccggggcggcgAGGGCGCCGAACTCCTGGCGGTGGAGACTCAGCCCGGGGCCCAGCGCGCGCACAGCCTCATCGACGCCGAGGCTGCGCGCTGCATCCAGGAGGCGCTCTTCTGCCTGCACGACGAGCGCGACTGCCTCTACGAGTACGTGCCCGACAACGTGGTGTCCATGCGGCGCATCGTCAACACCGTGCCCATCACCGTGCgcctgctgcagcagcagcagcagggagaCTCCGGGGGGCCGTCGCCGCGCCAGGCCGTAGCTTGGGTCGTGCTCGCTAACCAGTGGCCGTGCCGCCTCAGCTGGGTGCTGCAGTGCCTGGAGGACCGGCAGCAGGCCGGGGGCGCGCCCGAGGCCCGCGCGCGCCTCTGGGACGTGTTCTGCGACAACAGCCGCGAGCTGCACACCATGACCAAGGCACTGCAGAACGTGCTCGACCTGGACGGCGACCCCGAGCTTTTCGAGCGCTTCCTGGGCACCGACTTCCCCTTCACCGTGGCCGAGGCGCAGAGCCTGCTGCGCTGCACCGTCAACCTGGACCACTCCATCCGCCGCCGCATGGGCCTCATCCGGGCCGTCAGCGCCCTCAAGCCGCCCAGCCCGCCCAAGTCCCCGGCCCGCGACGCCCCCCATGCAGCCAACGGAGCCAACCCCGCCCCCGGGGCCGGGCACTCCCCTGTGCGGGCCAGGGAAGCCCACGACCCCCGGGACAGGGCACACGCGGGCAAGCCCAGACCCACGGCCTGA
- the TRAPPC6A gene encoding trafficking protein particle complex subunit 6A yields MRARGAGRSLGSRGRHMADAALFEFLHTEMVAELWAHDPDPSPGGQKMSLSVLEGMGFRVGQALGERLPRETLAFREELDVLKFLCKDLWVAVFQKQIDSLRTNHQGTYVLQDNSFPLLVRMASGLQYLEEAPKFLAFTCGLLRGTLSTLGIKSLVTASVAALPACKFQVVIQKA; encoded by the exons ATGAGAGCACGAGGCGCTGGGCGGTCCTTAGGCTCTAGAGGCCGGCACATGGCGGACGCGGCACTGTTCGAGTTTCTGCACACCGAGATGGTAGCAGAGCTGTGGGCGCACGACCCAGACCCCAGCCCCGGG GGACAGAAGATGAGCCTGTCGGTCCTGGAGGGCATGGGCTTCCgcgtgggccaggccctgggcgaGAG GTTGCCCCGGGAGACGCTGGCCTTCAGGGAGGAGCTGGATGTCCTCAAGTTCCTGTGCAAAGACCTGTGGGTGGCCGTGTTCCAAAAGCAGATAGACAGCCTCCGCACCAACCACCAG GGGACCTACGTGCTACAGGACAACAGCTTCCCCCTCCTTGTCCGGATGGCCTCAGGCCTGCAGTACCTAGAGGAGGCACCTAAG TTCCTGGCCTTCACCTGCGGCCTCCTCCGTGGCACCCTCAGCACCCTGGGCATCAAGAGCCTGGTGACCGCCTCCGTGGCAGCCCTGCCTGCCT GTAAGTTCCAGGTGGTGATCCAGAAAGCCTGA
- the BLOC1S3 gene encoding biogenesis of lysosome-related organelles complex 1 subunit 3 (The RefSeq protein has 1 frameshift compared to this genomic sequence) produces the protein MASQSRRRRPLRRPETMVPGEAAETDSELSASSEEEELYLGPSGPTRGRPTGLRVAGEAAETDSDTEPEPKAAPRDLPPLVVQRETAGETWGEEETPAPAPALSLLQLRLAESQARLDHDVAAAVSGVYRRAGRDVAALAGRLAAAQAAGLAAAHSVRLARGDLCALAERLDIVAGCRLLPDIRGVPGTEPEQDPGPRA, from the exons ATGGCGTCCCAGAGTCGTCGGCGGAGGCCGCTGCGGAGGCCTGAGACGATGGTGCCGGGGGAGGCGGCCGAGACCGACTCGGAGCTCTCTGCGT cggaggaggaggagctgtACCTGGGCCCCTCGGGCCCGACGCGTGGCCGCCCCACGGGGCTGCGGGTGGCTGGCGAGGCCGCGGAGACCGACTCCGACACGGAGCCGGAGCCGAAGGCCGCGCCGAGGGACCTGCCTCCGCTCGTGGTGCAGCGGGAGACGGCCGGGGAGACCTGGGGTGAGGAGGAGACGCCGGCACCCGCCCCTGCGCTTTCGCTGCTGCAGCTCCGGCTGGCCGAGAGCCAGGCGCGGCTGGACCACGACGTAGCGGCCGCGGTGAGCGGCGTGTACCGTCGTGCGGGCCGTGATGTGGCCGCCTTGGccggtaggctggcggctgcccAGGCCGCGGGATTGGCGGCGGCCCACAGCGTGCGCCTGGCGCGGGGGGACCTCTGCGCACTGGCGGAGCGCCTGGACATCGTAGCCGGCTGCCGCTTGCTGCCCGACATCCGCGGCGTGCCGGGAACCGAGCCTGAACAAGACCCGGGACCGCGAGCCTAG